The following DNA comes from Peribacillus sp. FSL E2-0218.
TTGTTGCTAACGCCCAACGCTGTTTTAGTATACGTCGGATTGTGGAAGTTGATTTCTTTTCTTCCTCTCTCATATTAATCACCTCAGCAATCATTCTGAACATTTTGTTAAGATTATATACACGCATGAAAAAAATTTTTTAGATTTATTTTGTGGAAATGAAACCGATTTTATTCGCGGAATGGTAAAATGTTTGGTATCTTACTGCCGAAGGATGTTTAATTTATGAAAAAAGCCCTTAAACTCGTGTTAACCTTACTGCCTTTTCTATATATGATTGCGATCTGGATCATGTCAGGCAACCCCGATGACATGATTCTTGACCTCCCATCATCGTCGATTGACCGATTTATAAAAGAGGCGCTTCATCTTGTGGAATTCGCCCTTTTGTTCATATTATTCGTATCGGCCCTTGCCGCAAACCAAAAACTGAAACCAGGCCTAAGCTTGCTGGCTGCCCTTGTAGCATGCCTCTACGGAGTCTTGGATGAATACCATCAATCCTTCATTCCGTACCGCTCAGCAACCTTAATAGATATAATAAAAGATATCATTGGAGTGGCTGCTGTCTATTTCCATGTCCAATATCATTATTTCAAGCATGAACGGGGCTTTTTGACCATCATCGAAAAAGCGACCGCAAAAAAATGAGAGACGGGATATCCCGTCTCTCATTTTTTTGCGGTCATCGTATTCAGCCACTTATTGGAGGACTGTACTTTGACTCCTTTATAATAATACTTTACGATATCTTCATAGTTTTTTCCTTCCCTGGCCATTCCATTTGCACCGTATTGGCTCATCCCTACGCCGTGCCCTGAGCCCCTTGTCGTAATGACGATCTGGTTGCCTTGGCGCTCCCAGTTAAAATCCGATGATGTCAGCCCGAGCTTTTCACGAATCTGTTTTCCTGTCAATTTCTTGCCCCCGATTTCCACTATACCGACGCGATTACCTGAAGTCCTTTCAACGACAGTCCCTATCGTTGTGCCTGATGAAAGACTTACTCCAAGTTTGTTTTCAAAATCGGCAGTGTTCACGACAACTTTATTATAAAACTTTGGTGACTCCTCTTTATCCCACGGACTCGATACACTTCTTAAATAAGGGAAATCCGCTTGCCAATAGTCCTCCGAATTCTCCGTATAGCCATTGCTTGTGGAAAAAAATGTGGCTGTGATCGGCTTTCCATCATAGGTTAGGATTTGCCCCTCCGTTTCCTTGATGGCCTTGCTGATTTTTTTCATCTTCGATTTATAATCAGAGCCCCATTGTTTTTTGAGCTCATCGTTATTTTTATAAACTTGATGCATGACCGTATCACTCACATCGGCACCGTCAGGTAAACCTAAGCGACTCTCGCCAATAAGCTGATTGACAATGTACGTCCTGGCCGTCAACGCTTGTGCCTTCAGTGCTTCTTCCTCGAATTCCGCTGGCATCTCAGCTGCAACGACGCCAGTCAAATACGTTTCCAACGGCACCTTTTCAATCTTTTTTGCATGGGTACGGTAAACGGCAACTTCAACGGAACTCATTTCATTGGCACTCACTTCATTACTGCTGTTCTTCACTTT
Coding sequences within:
- a CDS encoding VanZ family protein, whose protein sequence is MKKALKLVLTLLPFLYMIAIWIMSGNPDDMILDLPSSSIDRFIKEALHLVEFALLFILFVSALAANQKLKPGLSLLAALVACLYGVLDEYHQSFIPYRSATLIDIIKDIIGVAAVYFHVQYHYFKHERGFLTIIEKATAKK
- the spoIID gene encoding stage II sporulation protein D, whose amino-acid sequence is MKAIKPMIVLFIAVAFVIIMIPAVLVLPFSNDKTSGELAEQLEKKVKNSSNEVSANEMSSVEVAVYRTHAKKIEKVPLETYLTGVVAAEMPAEFEEEALKAQALTARTYIVNQLIGESRLGLPDGADVSDTVMHQVYKNNDELKKQWGSDYKSKMKKISKAIKETEGQILTYDGKPITATFFSTSNGYTENSEDYWQADFPYLRSVSSPWDKEESPKFYNKVVVNTADFENKLGVSLSSGTTIGTVVERTSGNRVGIVEIGGKKLTGKQIREKLGLTSSDFNWERQGNQIVITTRGSGHGVGMSQYGANGMAREGKNYEDIVKYYYKGVKVQSSNKWLNTMTAKK